Below is a genomic region from Salvelinus fontinalis isolate EN_2023a chromosome 38, ASM2944872v1, whole genome shotgun sequence.
CAGTAGAACATGTAGCCTGCGTGGTGATATATCAACACTTACGTCCAACAGCAGGATCAGCTAACTTGCCCGCTGGCAAACACTTGTCAATTTAGAGTCACGTTTAACAATATCATTTTTTCCACCCTAATCCATTTTTGGATTTATCATTTCTGTTACGTGTAAATACTTTTTTATGAATGCTTATGGCGTTATAGCGTTTCTTCGTTCTTACGTCGATAATGTTTATTTCGTTGCTATGGTCACAGACTTTGGAACAGCTGCCGGAGACACTAGTCGCTTTGATTTGAGGGACAAGTGGTGTACTCAGAGGGGTACTAGGCGATGTTCCGCTGTCCGAAAAGCGCTTAACTATGTTCATGGCTAATGTCATTTCCCTCTTTATCAATTATGGTGTATGGTATGTCGAGATGTAGGCCTAATGATTGATGGGTTATTGCTAGATATTAAGTATCTACAGAAATTGTGCCTTTCGTTTTTTTGTGGTTTGGGTATTCTGATAGTCTGAATAAATGTCTGTTTCTCATATAGATTGGAGAGTTTGTGGCAAATACACGATTTCATGCCAGCGACGCAGAGAagaaatacactatatacacaagtatgtggacacaccttcaaattagtggattttgtcatttcagccacactcgttgtagacaggtgtataaaattgagcacatggccgagcagccgcacacgaacctaagatcaccatgcgcaatgccaagtgtcggctggagtggtgtaaagctcgccgccattggactctgtagcagtggaaatgcgttctctggcgGGATGAATCGCGggccaccatctggcagtccgacggacaaatctgggtttggcggatgccagttgAACCCTACCTGCCTcgttgcatagtgccaactgtaaagtttgggggaggaggaataatggtctggggctgtttttcatggttcgggctaggccccttggttccagtgaagggaaatcttaacactatagCATACAATtccattctagatgattctgtgtttccaactttgcgGACACAATTTGGGgagggccctttcctgtttcagcatgaaaatgaccccgtgcacaaagtgaggtgcaaacagaaatggtttgtcgtgtggaagaacttgactggtctgcacagagccctgatctcaacaccgttgaacacctttgggataaattgaaacGCAGACTGCCCGAATTGCCCGACCTCACCAATGCTCTTGTGCCTGAATgcaagcaagtccccgcagaaatgttccaacatctagtggaaatccttcccagaagagtggaggctgttatatcggcaaagggggggaccaactccatattaatgtctgtggttttggaatgacatgttcgacgggcaggtgtccacatacttttggtcatgtagtgtatatgtgaCTTAACGAAGGAGAATATTGTATGAAACTTGTGAACCTTTTAACACTTGATCGAATTGAATAGTTGTAAAGTGACGCCTGGAATTGTAGATTGGAAGCCTGTCATTATACTATGGCGAGGGACAAGTGGTGATGCATTTAATGTATGCACAGCTGAATTGAGATGGAACAATTTGTGAAGGGGACATCCAGTTTAATGGTTGAACTTTGTCACTCCTGGAGACAACATACTAATCTTTCAGATGTTAGAATCTCCAACCTACTGTTGTTGCGTGTACATTTTTTTATGGTGTTTCCATTTTGTAGTGGCGTAAGTGTCGTATTGGGACCTTCAGGTTTGTGCACAGCGTAGTCCTTTCAGAACGTTTTCAGTTGCTGTTTTCATTCTCAAGGTGTTACCTGTTTTGGGGATGTTATAGTGGAATGGTCTGGAGAGCATTGGTGAGCTGGACACGACTGTTCTGCAATAATGCTATTATGTACCCCTCTGTCTACAGGTGCTGTTGTTTGTGCTGTTGTCGGCATGGCGGTGGTCATCCATTTACAGGGGCTTAGAATCACTGCAGGTTCTGATGACGTTCGCGATTTCTTCACTGGCCTCAAAATCCCAGATGGTGGGGTGCACATTATTGGTGGGGAGCGTGAGGAGGCTTTCATAATCTTTGCTTCCGATGAAGACGCGAGGCGGGCGATGACACGTTCGGAGGGATCCATCAAAGGTTCTCCGGTTCGCTTACGGCTGAGCAGCAAGTCAGAAATGCAGGCTGTTCTCAAGCAAAGTATAAAACCTGAGGTGACCAAAAAGAGGCCATATAAGGAAGGTTTCAGAAGACCGGAAAGAGAAGGCAGGAATGAGGAACCTGGCAGAAAAGAGCTTGTGAAGATGGGCAGTAGATCAGTGTCTTACAGTAACGTACGTAGTCAGGCCCGAAAGCCTTCCTCGAAGCCAAGCAGACAAGATGCCTTGTATTTGCTTATGCAAGGCATGCCTTTTACTACGACCGAAGAGAATGTGAGAGATTTCTTTCACGGATTATTGGTGGAGGACATTATTATGATGAGAAATGACCGCGGCCAACCAAATGTGAAAGGAATTGTCAAGTTCGGATCCAGACTGGATGCTAGAGAGGGTCTGAAAAGAAATCGGGATTACTTTGGAACTATGTTTGCGGAACTCGATGCATGCTCAGAAGAGCAGTGGTTTAaggctggtggtggtagggaaccTGGTAAAGACAGCAGTGGTACGTTTAGAAGAGGGCCATCCTCGGCTCACAGTGAGAGGTCTCCTGGCCGTGCATCTGGTAGAGACAGCAGTGGTAAGTTTAGAAGAGGGCCTTCCTCGGCTCACACTGAGAGGTCTCCTCCAGGCCGTGCACCTGGTAGAGACAGCAGTGGTACGTTTAGAAGAGGGCCTTCCTCGGCTCACACTGAGAGATCTACTCCAGGCCGTGCACCTGGTAGAGACAGCAGTGGTAAGTTTAGAAGAGGGCCTTCCTCAGCTCACACTGAGAGGTCTACTCCAGGCCGTGCACCTGGTAGAGACAGCAGTGGTAAGTTTAGAAGAGGGCCTTCCTCAGCTCACACTGAGAGGTCTACTCCAGACCGTGCACCTGGTAGAGACAGCGGTGGTAAGTTTAGAAGAGGGCCATCCTCAGCTCACACTGAGAGGTCTCCTCCAGGCCGTGCTAGGTCTTTCTCACCAGTGGCCTACGGGTCTACAAAGTCCTCTTCTCCTCCCAATGATGAGTTCTGTGTCTTGGTGGAAAACCTTCCCTACTTAGTGGAGAAGAAGGACATAAGGGAGATCTTCCAACATGCAGACCTCAAGTATGATCAGATCCTTCACCTTCTTGACAAGTATGGGTCAGAGACAAGGTCAGTATTTGTGCTGTTCAATAGCCTGAGGGACTACGGTGCTGCCTTGACTCTTCACAAGAAGACATTTTTCAAACGATGTGTGTACATCTCTCCTATCTCGAAAGAGAAAATGGTCGCCATGCTAGAATCTGGGGGAAATCCAGTGGATGGCACACCACCCTCTAAAAGGTCTTACAGCAGATCTCAGGAAAGGCTTCCAAGAGAGACCGAGAAGGATGTGTATGAATCTGAGAAGATTTGCCTGTATGTGCGAAACCTGCCTTTTGACGTGCGCAAAGTTGAGATTGTGGACTTCTTCCTAGGCTTCAGGATCTCAGAGGAGGCTGTTGTTTTGCTGCTTGACCATAGGGGCAATGGGCTTGGAGAGGCTTTGGTGATCTTTAAGACTGAGGAGGAGGCTATGAGGGCACAGTCTCTGAATGGGCAAGGGTTTCTTGGAACAAATCTCATCCTGAAATGCATTTCTCTGGCTCAGATGCATGAATTTGGTGTTGGTGAACCTGCAGTGAAAGAGCAAAAGATGGAGAGAAGCTCAGAGAGGTACTTGGCCAGGAACAGTGAGGCGATGTCCCATCTGTACACTGATTACACTGATTACAGGGTCAACCCTGATATAGGCCATCTTCCTATGAACGACCTGCAGGCTCATATTCCTGGAGGCAGCGGTCTGCGTCTCGATTATCAAATGATGGAAAGCCCTGTTCTGCTTGACAACTGGGGCAATGGCTCTGCTCATAGACATGGAGGCTATGGACCTTCTGCACCGCAGCAGTTTGATGGTCCAACATGCCTGAAACTGGTAAATCTGCCTTCGACTATCAGAATTGACGAAATCTATGACTTTTGCTATGGATATAGTGTAATTCCTGGATCGGTCTCATTGCAGTATGACAACAAAGGGATTCCCAAAGGCTCAGCAACAGTTGTTTTTGGATCTCGCTTGGAGGCGTTAACGGCAGTTGAGGAATTGAGTGAAAGACCAATAGGCAACAAAAAAGTAAAACTAGTTTTTGTGTGAAATTTGTCCTCTGTATAGAACATGAAAGAACCTTTTTGGGCTTTAAAATTTGATGTTTTAGGAAGAACAACTCAGACAGTATTTGGTTAGTTTGGTGGATTCCAACAGATGGTGACTGAACAattttagatttaaaaaatactgtgtgtgtgtatatatagccttCTACTCAATGTGTAACGGACAAACCTTTTGtccatagtcccccccccccccccccccccttaaagaaTAACAATGATTTATTTGTATTTTGCCCATCGCTTGCTTGCCATGTAGCCTGTTTCTGAAGCTTTTTATTTTATGAAATTTGCCTGAAATTGTATTTTCTTTAACAGCTGGGTGAAGGTAGAACTTAATTTTGCACTTATGTGTTTAAATGTTTGTTGCATTATGTAGTGTAAAAGTTGTCAATTTAAACTTAGTGGAAATTCTTTGATTAAAATTGATAATGTTCTCCTGTTGTCTTTCAAGATTGTCTAATATGTTTTTGTTGTATGATAAATACTGCATTGCCCATGGTCCTATTTTTTTCCTGTGGTCAATCTGGTGGTCTTTGGACTCAGAATGACCATGAATGCAATGTTATTTTACTTTAGCTGGGGTAGACATGGTTAAGTATCTATATACGTTAGGTATTCCCCAAATCATACGCCAAGTTATACAAGATTTAACACAAGCAAAGGGCGCAACTGTCTGCATTAACTCCCTTTATATTCTGATGCAGATGCATATATTTCGTTCATCAGGAGCAGTGAGAATAGAACGTGAGTTTAGAATGCAGGAGACTTTCACGCTTTACTGAGAATCCGTGAATTGCACCTACATTATTTCCAGAAGTAACCTAGAGTTGGACTACGGTGACCAAAGGACAGAATGTTGTTCACTATTCTCACAGAAGTTCTGGTTTTCCACTTTCAACCTTGAAGTAATAACTGGGTGgccggtagcctagcggttagagcattgggccagtaatcaaAAGCTCACTGTTTCGAATACCTTGGAGAAGGTCCCTAAGAATTGTCAAGAACTCCgcccacccaagtcacagactgttcattctgctaccgcacagcaatctcggcctcccgagtggtgcagcggtctaaggcacaatatctcagtgcttgaggcgtcactacaggcaccctggttcgaatccaggctgtatcacacccaGCCAtgattggagtcccatagggcagcgcacaattggcccagcatcgtccgggtagggctggtgtaggccgtcattgtaaataagaatttgttcttaactgacttgccaggttaaataaaaaaaataataaaaagctcTACCGGAACGCCAGGTCGggaaccaaaaggctccttaaccgcttctacccccaagccataaggcagCTGAGAAACTCATACGGACACTTTCTCACACATCACATGCTGTTGTTATTTTATCCTGATTCATTctcttttacccctacctacatgtacaaattacctcaactacctcgtacccctgcacattgcctgattattattttatttttctccaaggacgccgtactactatggctgaccctctaatacaacacatttcactgcagctatccGGTATATGTGACAATATTtaaaaatgttatatatatttattatcaaATTAATCGATAGGTACATTTAATCTTTCCAGTCAAATGGCCCATGGAGTTGTACCATAGCGCGCTCTTGTGGCAtaaaaatgaactttacacaTACTTACACGCCAATTACATTTATTGAAATAATTATTGTCAATTATCATATTTCTGTAACACAaatgtatatttaagcaataaggccagataACTGAACAGACAGATTTGCCTTTGAAAATGTGCAGCAGAACTTTTAAGTTATTTTATCAAACAAGTATTGTAACGTGAACATATCGATACTTGGATGATAAAGCATCCGTTTCATATCAGTATGATATTCTAAGAATTTGTTCTGCACGGATTTCAATAGGGAAAGATTGCGTCCGTACCCCGCTCTCGTGTATTTCGTTGAAAACATTACTTTGCTGCGCGTTTGGTGTTGAACCTTTGTGGGGGTAACCACAGCAGAAGCAGCACCTCTTCAGTGTGGCATCTCTCGGAAGGGAAGGCACTCCTGTGTCGCCGAACATACAGGGTCAGGTAAATATGACCTAGACACAATAATGGTATACTTCTAGGGTTTTCATAGTAAACAGAACTTGAGTAACTTTTTTTGCCATGATAAATAAGTTGCGGTCAGCATTATTCGAAAAATGGCCAACGAgataacttagctagctaacgttaggtggCAGCCATGGCTATTTAGCCAGCCGCCTAGCGGTGATGGGGATACTAGTGCTAAAAGTTTTCACCGAGATACTGCATCCATTTAGTAGCTATTTCACGCGAAATGACTGTCACAACTTAATAACTAACTTAGCTAAGTTCAATGGATAAAACCCATAAATCAAAGTTGATAAAGCATAGCTAGTTTTTCTAACGTTATCCGTTGGATTTCTAAGGGGTTTGCcggtgctagctagctaggcaaAATCAGCTGACTGGGAGAGTTTTTAGGCTAGTTTATCTCAATCTGTCAAATTATTTGTTGCTGGTTTATTAAAGACAACATTCACATCTTATGTAACTAGCCCAGGTCAAAACATCAAACTTCCTAGAATAATAAACTTCTATCACCTTTTTATGGAGGCAAAACGAATCAATCAAGTCAACATTTGAGCTTTTGCTATTGCAGTGCTGATGAGTGAGTGATGAAAGACCTGAGGTCGTGTTTTTATCACATATAGTGGGTGACAGGCAGCACTTTGAATTAGCTAGAGTGACAATCTGTGCTGTCATATCATACAATTGTTTCTCATTGTAGCTTGACAATCAGAGcaggcaagagcacaaacagatctgggaccagactaactTTAAATAGACTTGACCATGACATCCTAAGTTAGATGGCTTCGTAACACTTTGCTGTTACAGGATGGAGGTGTCAAGGAGGCGGATCTTACAGAAGCACCTGCAGCCAGCCAGACCACTGCGGCGCTGCAGTACTGACCAGGGTAAACTAACTGGACTAGTTCACTCTCTCATGTTCAACTGTCAACCTACACATCTTGCTATTTTTTAAGTCTTCCTTGACCCAATTTTATGGAGTGTGATCCTCACAAACAGTCGTGGACTAAGAACAAAATGAATGAATGTGTCGGCTAACGGGCAGTATTCAAGATCCGATTCCCTACCTACCCTTTTACCCAAAGTGTGTTCTTGCTCCCTCCCTGTTATATTTAAAAGCATAGGATTGGTGTAGGCAAAGGTTGTCAGTTTTTACGATATTTCTTACTCAAGTCAATTCATTTTTAGTCCTTGAGgggaagtgagtgagtgagtgcacaCTTCAAAGAGAAGGGTAAAGAATCAGACTGCAGCTAGTGTCTCACTTTCTCTTTATACAGACCCCTGCTTTAGAAATGCTGAGCCATCTGCGTGTGGACAAGCAGGAGAAAAAACAGTGAGTGATGCATAGTTTTACCCAGAGAACTGACAATTACTTGCTCAGATAAGTAGTAAGTCTGCAGTTAGTCTATAAGATTAATCTATTTCTTGCATTGACCATGTTTTTATCCTGTGGAAAGATTAACAGTATTGGAGTGGAACAGTTTTTTCAAATCCTCCATCTCCAAACTCAGACTCCACAAAAAGACTCCACCCCAACTAaaggtaagctagctagctatctatagaAGTGTGAGTTGCAATGTTTGAATTACTTTAGTCCatagttgtgtcccaaatggcactctgttccctatagtgcactactgttgaccaaggCTCAaaggaagtgcactatatagggaatagggtgccatttgggatacagaacCACATGTTATCGTGTGTGGATGTTGACTGATTCAAGTGATTCTCTCTCCTAGTGAGGATATCTTACACTAGAGACTTCCTGATTCAACTGGCCAATTCCCCCATTGCCAAAAGAAAACCGGACTTCTTACCAGAACATCCTGTTGTTTTGGAAAAGGCGGTAGGCTCGTCATTTGTCTCATACTCAATTATGACTTGTTTAGTAGTTCCTTTATTGAATCAGAGTAAATTTAGAAGCCTCTCCTTTTGATTTACCTTTCGAATCACTTGCCAACCTGCTCTGTATTTTTACCTTTAACCTGTTCTCAGTGCCATAGCTTAACATGTCTTATTGCAAACTCCTGATATTCAATGTTCATTCATTTCCACAGAGAGAACCTGGTGTGCCAAGGTTGGAGAAGAGGTTTGATGAAAACAATGAAATGTAAGTAAAAATACAAGTGTGTCAATGATCTTGCCTGGTGCGAAGATGCATTTGTAAAGAATATCTTCAGTATTAGATGAAGATTTTGGAGATTCTGTGAAATTGGACCAAAATGTTTTCCTTTACCACAGCTTCTGTAGAGGTCATAAAGCTTTTTTTTGGTGCAATATCTATTTTAACACAATTTTAGAAATCATGAATGACTTATTAATCCTACATGTTTGTGTGAATATGTTCTTGTTTAGGCTTGCCTAGGCTAACTTGGAGCCAGGAAGTctggttgctgctgctgctgctgcttttcAACCCACACACCACTACAACTTGCTCTGCCATTGAGTGAtattccaacaacaacaacaaaaaattcccAGTTGAGCCCAGAATACTACAGGcatgggttgtgtcccaaatagcgCCCTATGTCCTaattagtgcaatacttttgaccagggccgatAGGGTTCAGATCATAAACACCCATGACCATGAGAGTTGTAAGCGAGGggtataattattattttttagttCCTTTGACAAATGTTGGATCCTTTGGTGGACATAAACCTGAAAATATACCATAGCCTACGTTTTAAATTGTGTGCTTCAGTCTAAAATAATAATGCATAGTTGAATGATGTGCCTTGATGCTAACAAATGCCCCTTTCACTGTGTGATGTTTACATATGGCATAATACTAATAATGCCTCAGTGGAGGCCATTGACTCTGAATAACCTTACAACGACCTCCAAGACaaacaatacattcatttaaCCCTTTCACTTTTTGATATGTTGGAGTATGGGTGTTTTAGCTTTGATATTGTCACTGAAGCTTGATTATTGACGTATATCAACGAATTGAATGTTGAAGTATAGGCTACTGCCTGCTGCATAACTTGTCTGTATTCCCCCATTGAAAACTGTTGCTTGAAATGATTAGGCTTCTAAGCCCGCCTTTG
It encodes:
- the rbm12bb gene encoding RNA binding motif protein 12Bb isoform X1, giving the protein MSLSSCPMHFRSWKKGQRCFSWNPFPLDHWTGAVVCAVVGMAVVIHLQGLRITAGSDDVRDFFTGLKIPDGGVHIIGGEREEAFIIFASDEDARRAMTRSEGSIKGSPVRLRLSSKSEMQAVLKQSIKPEVTKKRPYKEGFRRPEREGRNEEPGRKELVKMGSRSVSYSNVRSQARKPSSKPSRQDALYLLMQGMPFTTTEENVRDFFHGLLVEDIIMMRNDRGQPNVKGIVKFGSRLDAREGLKRNRDYFGTMFAELDACSEEQWFKAGGGREPGKDSSGTFRRGPSSAHSERSPGRASGRDSSGKFRRGPSSAHTERSPPGRAPGRDSSGTFRRGPSSAHTERSTPGRAPGRDSSGKFRRGPSSAHTERSTPGRAPGRDSSGKFRRGPSSAHTERSTPDRAPGRDSGGKFRRGPSSAHTERSPPGRARSFSPVAYGSTKSSSPPNDEFCVLVENLPYLVEKKDIREIFQHADLKYDQILHLLDKYGSETRSVFVLFNSLRDYGAALTLHKKTFFKRCVYISPISKEKMVAMLESGGNPVDGTPPSKRSYSRSQERLPRETEKDVYESEKICLYVRNLPFDVRKVEIVDFFLGFRISEEAVVLLLDHRGNGLGEALVIFKTEEEAMRAQSLNGQGFLGTNLILKCISLAQMHEFGVGEPAVKEQKMERSSERYLARNSEAMSHLYTDYTDYRVNPDIGHLPMNDLQAHIPGGSGLRLDYQMMESPVLLDNWGNGSAHRHGGYGPSAPQQFDGPTCLKLVNLPSTIRIDEIYDFCYGYSVIPGSVSLQYDNKGIPKGSATVVFGSRLEALTAVEELSERPIGNKKVKLVFV
- the rbm12bb gene encoding RNA binding motif protein 12Bb isoform X2 → MAVVIHLQGLRITAGSDDVRDFFTGLKIPDGGVHIIGGEREEAFIIFASDEDARRAMTRSEGSIKGSPVRLRLSSKSEMQAVLKQSIKPEVTKKRPYKEGFRRPEREGRNEEPGRKELVKMGSRSVSYSNVRSQARKPSSKPSRQDALYLLMQGMPFTTTEENVRDFFHGLLVEDIIMMRNDRGQPNVKGIVKFGSRLDAREGLKRNRDYFGTMFAELDACSEEQWFKAGGGREPGKDSSGTFRRGPSSAHSERSPGRASGRDSSGKFRRGPSSAHTERSPPGRAPGRDSSGTFRRGPSSAHTERSTPGRAPGRDSSGKFRRGPSSAHTERSTPGRAPGRDSSGKFRRGPSSAHTERSTPDRAPGRDSGGKFRRGPSSAHTERSPPGRARSFSPVAYGSTKSSSPPNDEFCVLVENLPYLVEKKDIREIFQHADLKYDQILHLLDKYGSETRSVFVLFNSLRDYGAALTLHKKTFFKRCVYISPISKEKMVAMLESGGNPVDGTPPSKRSYSRSQERLPRETEKDVYESEKICLYVRNLPFDVRKVEIVDFFLGFRISEEAVVLLLDHRGNGLGEALVIFKTEEEAMRAQSLNGQGFLGTNLILKCISLAQMHEFGVGEPAVKEQKMERSSERYLARNSEAMSHLYTDYTDYRVNPDIGHLPMNDLQAHIPGGSGLRLDYQMMESPVLLDNWGNGSAHRHGGYGPSAPQQFDGPTCLKLVNLPSTIRIDEIYDFCYGYSVIPGSVSLQYDNKGIPKGSATVVFGSRLEALTAVEELSERPIGNKKVKLVFV
- the gra gene encoding uncharacterized protein C8orf88 homolog, with protein sequence MEVSRRRILQKHLQPARPLRRCSTDQDPCFRNAEPSACGQAGEKTINSIGVEQFFQILHLQTQTPQKDSTPTKVRISYTRDFLIQLANSPIAKRKPDFLPEHPVVLEKAREPGVPRLEKRFDENNEMLA